DNA from Acidobacteriota bacterium:
GTTGTTCCTATCGAGTCTCTCGATGGACCTTGTGGGCTCGGCAGGCACGACAAAATTTCTTGATCTCCAGGCGTGCGGGAGTCTTTTTTTTGTTCTTGGTGGTCGAATAATTTCTTTGTTTGCAACTGGTGCACTGCAGAGTAACAATGTCTCGCATCGACTTGGCCTTTCGCTCCAGGCAATGGGCTCAAGGAGGTTGGGCGCTCCTATTCCAGTATTTCGGTAATGGTG
Protein-coding regions in this window:
- the rpmG gene encoding 50S ribosomal protein L33; this encodes MRDIVTLQCTSCKQRNYSTTKNKKKTPARLEIKKFCRACRAHKVHRETR